The following DNA comes from Musa acuminata AAA Group cultivar baxijiao chromosome BXJ1-4, Cavendish_Baxijiao_AAA, whole genome shotgun sequence.
AACAAAAAATCGAACATTTGGAACCTCTCCGTGTGGCATTTTAAACACAGGAAGATCCACGCGATCTATTCATCACAAAGATTCAACTGGATTCTCCAAATCTTGCGAGGATTCGACTTGTAATATGCTTCGTTTCGGATTCTCCCACCAACCAGTGACGTGGTTGAATAAAGACATGACGAGCACTGTGAGAAGATCAGCCATGGTCAACAGGGATCAGTGAAGAGCGAGCTAATGTAGATTTTTCCCTCTTCCTCTTGGTTGATCGAGTGACATTTATGCCTGGAGTCCTCCGTTTTTAAAGCTATCTGCGGCAAGGGGTTGCACATGGCGGTCCATGGCGTCAAAACTGGGAGCTTGCCAGTTAAAAAGACGCTATCTTTCGTCCACGTCCAAGGCTGGAGCCTGTTGTCCCACCACCACCAACACCAACACCAGCAGCAGCAAAGTGCGAGTCTGCGATGGGTGATTTCACGTCCAAACAATTCTGTAAAGGGCAGTACAACACGATAGCTTTGCTGTGTCCTACAAAGCAGGGTGGCAGGAGGAGAGGCAAGCATCGAGCAATAATGGACACAGCACCCGGGGGTAAAGCAGATGAGCTCTTACGTCTTgtcatcagagagagagagagagagagagagagagagaggcgacaaGGACAGCCACAGATTAAAGGATTAGATAAAGAAAAGGTCGGTCTCGTGGTAGTAGGCCAAGTAAAGCGGCCCCCGGCAGCTCTGCTGCCATGCCCTCCCCGTCTCTGCTCTCTTCTGCGCCCGCTGCAGCCGTTACAGAAACAGCTGCTTCAGCAACAGCAACACAGTCCCACCGATAAAAGCGAGGAGAAAGTGAAGTGAAGAACTGAGACACTGAATCCTctcgcgcgctctctctctctctctctctctctctctagccatTTGATTCAAGCATTGACACGGGGCCAGTTGCTGTGCAGGAGCAGCAGCGACGACGACCGCATCAAAACGAAGCTGCGACAGCAAGCGAGAGAAAAGAATGTGGTGAGGGAGCGAGAGATAGAGATAAGGGGAAGGGGGAGGAGTTATGGAGCTCGGGGCTGCAGAGGGTACGGAAGAGGCATGGTTCGGGCGTCGCTTTTGACCCTCTTCCTTTTGGCAAAGCTTATGTCTGGTTAAGGAGCCCGAGATAGAGGTGCGGTGGGGAAAGGGAGAAGAAAAGCCGAAGCTTTTTTGGTCTTTGGCTCTTCTATTTAGCTCTCTGTCTCTGTTCCTTTGCTCTGCTCTCGACTCTGCTTCTGCTTGTCTCCCGCCTCCCACGCTTGTCTTCTGAGCCCTTAGCCTTTAGCGCTCTCCCCACATGCGTCGCTTCACCATTCCTGTGTTCTCGCTCCTTCCCTCATCCTTAGCTTGACCAGCATCCGACCTGTCCCCTCTTCCCCTGCCTTTGGGTCCTCCCTTTCTTGGTTTCGCCTTTTGGGTCCTGTGCTGCTCGTTTCTTTGGTTCGGAGACAATGGGGATCGATTTGAACACgatagaggaggaggatgaggagccgGAGCACCCAGCCCATGCCGCTCCACCGCCCGCGGCAGCGGCAGTTGAGGACGCGTTTCAGGGAACGCCTGTGTGCCTGGAGCTGTGGCACGCCTGCGCAGGGCCCCGTATATGGTTGCCCAAGAAGGGGAGCTTGGTGGTGTACTTGCCGCAGGGGCACATGGAGCACCTCGGggacggcggaggcggcggcgccgacGGTGGAGGGAGAGGGGGAATCTGCCGCCGTGATGTGCCCCCTCATTGCTTATGTCGTGTGATCGACGTCAAGCTCCATGTTCGTTTGTTCTCTCACGCTGATTTATACCATTTCTTCTAGGGTTTCTAAAGGTTGGTTCTTTTTTACTTGGTCTTGTTCTTTGGTGCTTCAATAACGCAGGCTGATGCCGCTACAGACGATGTGTACGCTCAGCTCTCTCTTCTTGCCGAAAGCGAGGTAAGGCTTCTGCTTGTTCTGGATTTGCCATTTTATGGACTAGCAAGCTTCCATCTCTCTTCAAGAGTGTGAGGTTGGTCATGTGTGGCTGACCTTGACTTAAATAAGGGTGTACCTCATGCAAAAATGAGCCGTCGTGTCCAATTTCAAGCTTGCCCAATATAAAAGCTGTGAAACATGAAACACAATTTGTCGGGACTGTATTTTGGTAGCTATTCTGATTCATTTTCTGGCATTTGAGTTCGATTTGGTTGATCTTGCAACATGTTTTTGGCTCAGGATTTTGAACGAAGAATGAAGATGGGTGAGGTTGAAGGAAATGAGGAAGGAGATGATGTTGAGTGCATAAACAGATCCTCTGTCCCCCATATGTTCTGCAAGACCCTCACTGCATCTGACACTAGCACCCATGGAGGGTTCTCTGTGCCCCGCCGAGCTGCTGAGGACTGCTTCCCTCCCCTGGTGACTAGATACCCTTAAACATGAGCTATTTTGGATTTGATTTTGTGATGATATTTGTTTAGGGTATCTAATGCGAAATGGATACATCGCAACGGATCTACCTCCATCAAATATTGTTTGTAGCTTTGGGCATAGATATTGCTCTGAACTTTTGTGTTTTGCCTCTTCCTCTTTCTGAATTAGGATTATAAGCTGCAGAGACCTTCGCAAGAGCTTATTGCAAAAGACTTACATGGCATGGAATGGAGGTTTCGACATATCTATAGAGGTATATTAAGCAAATCCAGATATTGTTcacatttttattttcaaatgcTTGAACTTTCAGCTAAGAGTGCCTCAAAAACcttttctctttatactacaatgcTCTGGCAATTTTGACTGCACATTTGTGCTCAAAGACTTTGTTGTCATTTGTTCTCATATTCTTGTGTCGTATCATAAGACAACACTTAGCTATTAGTTTTCGCCGGTGGATAGAAAGCTGATCATCTTAAAGCATTTAGTTGAAGATATTGTTTCTGCCAATTATCCACGCCACCATATATGACTTGCTGAAGAAGATTATTTGGAATTTTTGTGTGGAGAAGTTCCCTTTGGAATGATCCATATGATGTATAACAACCAGTACTTGTTGGAATGCACCATAGTTGTTGTGCATGTGATTTTCAATCCTTTTAGAGATCTTAGTTgtgaatatattatgaatatgtcaCATTACTTAAACTACCATAGTCCTTACAAAATTCAATTTATCTGCTGCTGCTGATGTTTGAGTTGTATGCATTTTAGGTCAACCGCGCAGGCATCTTCTTACAACTGGATGGAGTGCATTTGTGAATAGGAAAAAGCTCATATCAGGAGATGCAGTGCTCTTTCTTCGGTAGGCATTATCAAAATGTTGCTGACTATGTAGGCGTGAAGATCATTtacatgaatgagagttttctataTGTGAATAGGGGTACTGATGGGGAGCTTAGATTGGGTATTAGGAGAGCAGTACAATTTAAAAGCAGCAATCCAGTTTCAACACATCCAAGTGGGAACTCGACTCTTGCTACATTGGCCGATATTGCTAACGCTGTGTCCACAAGAAAAGTATTCCATGTCTATTATAACCCAAGGTATGTTTGGTTGCAATGGAGTTATGCTCTATATAAGTTTACCTTATACATATGCAAAAGCCAGTTCTGTATTTACAGGAAGTACAAACACCATCAATCATATTCCAGAAATCGTGACTGTCTTAAGTATTAAGAATCTTTTTTTTTCCCCCCTAAATCCAGACCAAAGTTGGAGTGTGCTATTTCTGCACAGGATTGCTtttattcttaaaataaaaaagctGTATGAACTCTGAAGGATACACAACATGGTAACTTTACAAGCTGCTCACGTCAATGATTCTTGATCTAAGATAGAAATACAGATGTCATTTTTCTCATGACGGAATTAGCTGGCCAATTAACTGTTTCATGGTTAATTGTCCAAGGATGCCTTAACCCTATATTCCATAGCacttcttttgttcttttttaaaTGGAGTTTTCTGTTTATCTCAAATTATGCTTTGTGTTTGTTATACCATGTAGCTAAATGACAACTCATTATTCTTTATGAGCTTCTTCATTCTTAAGTGTCAATAAAAGTGAAATATCATGTCATCGTAGTCAAGATGGTTTCTAAAAACCAAGTTCCAATTTTGCAGGGCAAACTCGTCGGATTTCATTGTTCCATACTGGAAATTTGTAAAAAGCTTCAATAGTTCCATTTCTGTGGGAATCAGGTTCAAAATGATTTATGAAAGTGACGATGCCTCAGAGAGAAGGTTTGATATACGTTCTTTTTTAGGATTTAAATTGAGATGTGTTGAATGTTGTTCATTTACCTTTTTCTATAGGTCCACAGGACTGGTAACTGGGATCAGTGACATGGACCCTGTAAGATGGCCTGGTTCCAAGTGGAGGTGTCTGTTGGTATGCTTAAATTCTTAATCCATGTTTTCTTGTACAAGCAAATAGTTCTCTTGCCAAGACTATTTACATGAAATAATATGCTGTTAGATCTTTGATAAGAGACATTTTGTTGGAGGGTCATCCTTTGCACCTTTCTTGGCCTACTGTATCTTTCCACTTGCAACTAACCCATTGCAGTTCTGGATTTGATCTCACTTGAGCCATTTAGTGGTTTTTTCTCCAATTTGGATGGTGCACATAGGTATAATATACTGTCAAGTAGATTTATTTGCAGCTTACAAAAATTGCAAGATCCCTATATAACAGTCTAGCTTAATCTGCTTGTTTACTTTATCACTATATATAAATCATGTGATAGAGATTATCAGAGGACAATGCAAGCCAGTGTAGGTTCATAACCTATAACTCAATCTAGGTCTTCTCTCCAAGGTAAGCATGCATTTCCTATTTCTTGGGGGATCTTAAGGGGCACAATACTTGTGTTTCTTATTCTTTTACGCCCAGCTAATTATGCATCTCTCAAAAGATACATCTTGTCATGACCTAATCTCACAGGATAATTGACTCATTAACTTGATAGCCTGGAACCACATGACACAAAATGCTCAAGTTCAAGATAATATTTGTAAAATTATATAATCTTATAAGTCAACTCATTTCTCCCATTTCTGATGTACGATTAAACCAAGATAGCACAATTAAACCAAGGCCTAAATATCAAACATAATCCAGCACTTTTAAGTTCAGCCCATTGATGACCATGATACGCCTCTTGCTCCATTCACAAGTACTGTTTTCTTACTTAGGCACCTTATCATGTCTAATATTAGATCCACTCTTGATATAACTAGGTTACGATGGGTCCAAATGGATAACCAACTTATGAACCATTTGACCTAAAATGCTTATGATCAAATCAATAGTAATAGACATCTAACCCTACAAACCAACTTAATTCTCCTTCCATAGCCAGGATTAAACTATAGTGTCACATATCTTCATCTGTGTTATATATATTATGAGATGCCTCCCACATGCAAGGCTTAGTATGGTTTAATGTTGTTGTCATATTGTTTTGAGGTGCTTTACTATTTAATGGCATATCAAAAGTTAACTTTCTTCTTTATACTAGAATTCGTAAATACTTAATCATTTACATCATTGCCAGTTTAATATGACTGAATCTAGCAAGAAAAGGCATAGGTTCATATGTATGGTGCTATTTAAGACCCATGGACCTTGCCAACATGATAATTGTTCTGAGAGATACAGAGGTGTAGGTAATGTTAAGTGATTGTTTCTGACAATTATCTGCTTAAGCAACCATAACCTTTGAAGTAATTAGGTAAAAATTCCGTGATCGATATAACTTTCATTTCGATTGGAggcatttttttataataaagttTCCATTGCTGCTGAGACCGAGGCATGGGCTGGCTGAGGTTGTTGGTGGGAGTAATTAATTCTATTTGGACTTATGTTCTATCCATTATGATGCTAAGTGAGACACCCTGGTTGGTGCATTATGGCCGAGCCCCATCAAGCTGGATTCCTATGCTCACATCTCAAAGTTGAAAGAAAACCTTTTAAGTTTGTGTTTTTTATAATTTCATGTTATTTTATCTTTCCTAAATTCAAGGCTAATATTGAATACAATCTGGACTCATCATTTAACCCACATTACTTGTTTCTATTAGAAACTGACGGTTTAACATATCAGTTTTCTTTCTTGTTAGATAGCTTTCTTCTGTTCTTTCTTCTCTGTTATTTGTTTGATGTTTCTTCTTAGTTGATCATCGTCATGCTGTATTTCTTAGTTCTTCTATATTTTATTCGATAAATTTATGTGGTAGCATAACCTAAACTTTCCTCTAGAATGAAAAAGATCTCTCTTGATATGTCATTATCCACCTTATGTCTGTACTATATGCAATTTTGAAATATcaactttttttctttaattagcATCGTATTTCTGATTTGAGATATATTTGTTCTTCATTGCAGGTAAATTGGGACGTTGATGCAGATAGTAATCAACAGAATAGGATATCCCCATGGGAAATTGAACCGACTGGTTCAGTTTCGGGCTCTGGCAGCCTGTCAACAGTAGGTTCCAAGAGGGCCAAAATCGGTCTTCCCTCTGTCAATATGGATTTTCCAATTCCGAGTAGGTCTTTGATGTGTTTCATAATTGAAACTCTCCAAAGCTCAAAAACATTTCCTGCATTATTTCTAATGCTTGTATGCAATTGATGCAGATGGAAATGGTTGTCCAGACTTGAGGGAATCTGCAAGTATCCACAAGgtcttgcaaggtcaagaatttaTGAGACTCGGTGCTCCAAATTGCATTGGTGTGACAGCTTCTCATGTTTTCGGGATTGGAAATCCTCAGTACTCAGAGAAGGGATGTTCCACTGATGCAAATGGCAGCATCATAGGTGAATCTGTTCCAGGAGGTAGGGTCAGAATCCCACATGGAAAATCTGACTCGTCCTTCAATCGCACAGGCTTTAGTGAATCTATCCGATTCCAGAAGGTCTTGCAAGGTCAAGAAGTTTTCTCAAGAAATCCTCCTTTCCTTGGAGCACCATGTGATGCTCATGTAAGGAATGGTGTGTACGGCCAGTTTGATGATGTTCACACATCTCGTGCTGAAAGCAGATTGCCTATAGCACCCCATGGATATGTTACTCTTCTTCAACAGTCTTTGCCATCAATTCAAGCATTTTCCCCATCTTCGGTGCTAATGTTTCAAGATGCAAGTTGTGTATCTCTGTCAGCTCATTCTATGCCTGGCATGAATTATCAAGACAGAGGTGATGAAGGGTGCCGCTTTGCCATGTTAAATGGTTCAGAACCCTTGCATAGAGAAGAAGCAAACTTTCCATCTTGGCCTCCAACAATGGCTTGTCATTTTGCCAACCAGCAATGCAAAATGGTAAAAGTCCATGATCCTGTCTTGGATGGTAAGCTGGACTTTGAAAACGAGCGAAGTGTCAGCCGAAAAGGTTGCAGACTTTTTGGTTTTCCCTTAACCGAGAGGATTCCTGTGGCAAATTTAGTCGACAAACCTCCTCCAGTCACTCCAGTTACTTCAATGCCTCAAATGCCTGCTAAGCCCGTCGGGTGCAGCAGTGCCCTTTATGCTTTGCGTGCAGCTCCAATTTAGGACTTCATCACTGGAACAAACCGAGTTTCACATGCATCCAAATGTTGCAAGCAGGTAAATCATATCTGACTTGAATTCCCAATTATTATTCAGATGTCCTGTTGAACAATCTGGAAAAGGATGCCATGTCCTCGATACCTATAACAAGGATGATACGGTGCTAGCCATCGATGATCCTTAGCGGTTTAAGGCTACCGTGCCAGTATGCGGTCAGCATTTTGCAAAGTAACCGGACTGGATTACTAAATTAGGTTTTCAACTAAATTATCAACCGCAGCATTTTCTTGTTTGGTTTCTGATGCATTTAACAGTCAGCTACTCTGTCAATGTGTTAGATTGTACTCTTTGTTGAGCCTCTGTTGCAGTATTTTATCCAGTCTGGTCTAATGTTTGCTTAAGTATTGTTGGTctttgtttcctggtcatttGCTTTGGAAAGCTGGGATTCTACCTGTTAGTATTGTCATATATATAAACTGGTGTTTTAAGTCAATATTTTCGAGTGCAAAATTTCTGAAGCTTCCAACAATTAAGCAAATCTATCAAGAACAGTAATCAAATGTTTTGAGGGCATCATGTTCTCTTCTAGCTGTagtcaatcataaaaaaatagacAAAGAATGAGTAACCTTCACATGCATATAGATTTGGTAGTCAAAtggattactagaaagttggagaGTATCCAAATTTCACAGCCTCACCTCCTCAATTTGAGGCAAAAAATCAACAAACCAATTTGATTGGAGAATAAGCTGATTATTTAACGTTTGTGCAATAGAACAAACATCTGCAAGTGTAATTCTCACATCAAGCAATCTGAGTTCCAACCCTCTCTACTGCTACCAAAATAAGTTTGATCTAAACTTTGTCGAGCTAAGCTGAGCAGATGCATCATCCTTGACCTTTGGCAAAGTCGTTGAATCATCTCCTCAAACTAGTCCCATCTTTTTGATTTGATCACCTGAGAGATCCGAGTGAGCACTTCAGTGGAGAACTCCACATTTGTTGATTCCAAAGCCGGCATTACCATCCCTTGAAGCAAATGTAGACGTCTCAATGACTTCTATGTGGTCATCAAATACCCTTTAGATCTAAAAAGATGAAAGATAATTGTTACAGCTGTTATAGAGCATGCTGTATCCATTACAACATTAAGGTTCTTTGTTTTCAGACATTTTATCTGTAGATTTTGGTGTCATTGATTCACAAAGCATACACATCAAGATGAACAACATGCTAATCAATCAAACACTGGAAATGCATGTGATAATGGACCACAGGTTAGTCCCCATGAATTATTGCATAGAGGCAATCAGGAAACCTTTTTTAGCATCAGCAATGAATGATTTAACTATATCACTTTATGTCGAGTTGAGGACTGGTGTCAAAAGGAgaggaaaaataaacaaaaaccaAGAAAAGTTCCAGGAATTTTACCATATCGAGTCAGGGAACAGTAGTTTGAAGTCGACTATAGAATCTCTACCAGTAATCCTTGCAAGAACAAATTCCATCTTTGAAGTGATGAAACCTTATCCTGTCCTGTGTTCATCAATCCAAAGGCAATGGCTAATTTCTCACCATGTATAGACAAAGCAGTCTCCTTGTCCTCCTCATGTATGTCAAGCAGCACCTCTCCAACTTCTTGGCTCCAATTCGCTGATGATCCACCAATCTTTCATGCTACAGGCATTGAGCAAAGACACAAATGTCACTTTATCTGGAGGGATGTTTAGTGCCTTCATCCTTTCAAAGAGCTTAACCGCATCATCGGATTTTCCATGAATAGCAAAGCCACTAAGCATGGCATTCCAAGGCCGGGCGGTGCATTTGGGACTGCCTTCAGCATTGAATACATTCCTGGCGGATTCTATCTCCCCACACTTTGCATACACGTCAATGAGACCGGCAAGCAGTCTGTCGTTCATCTCGACACTCTCTTTCTTCATGAACATGTGAATCCATCTTCCTTGTTCTTATGCAACAAGATTAGCACATGCCGCAAGAACAGTGGTGAGAGTAAACTCATtgcctctaagaagcaacctaccTACAATTGGCTGGGTAGTTTAAGGAAGGCAGCATTCAGGTGGTCACATAGAAGACAACCCTAACATCAACATTAAGAGGTTTCTCCAGCACGACTCTTGCTGATCGCACCAAAACACCCAGTTTCTTACCTGCACATATCCCGCAACAATAGTACTCCAAGAGACAACATCCTTTCTCCGGCATTTCATCAAACAACTTCCTCGCACGGTCGACATCTCCACATCCGACGTATCCACCGATCAACGAAACCCACGAGAACATGTCCCGTCGGGCGCTTCCGTCAAACACCATCTGCGCGTCGTGGACCGACCCAAAGCTACCGTACACCCGGACCACCGCGTTGGAAACGAACACATTGGTCTCAAGCCCCCCCTTGAGGGCGTGAACCCTGACCTGCTCCGCCTCGGCCA
Coding sequences within:
- the LOC135583012 gene encoding auxin response factor 15-like isoform X1, with the protein product MGIDLNTIEEEDEEPEHPAHAAPPPAAAAVEDAFQGTPVCLELWHACAGPRIWLPKKGSLVVYLPQGHMEHLGDGGGGGADGGGRGGICRRDVPPHCLCRVIDVKLHADAATDDVYAQLSLLAESEDFERRMKMGEVEGNEEGDDVECINRSSVPHMFCKTLTASDTSTHGGFSVPRRAAEDCFPPLDYKLQRPSQELIAKDLHGMEWRFRHIYRGQPRRHLLTTGWSAFVNRKKLISGDAVLFLRGTDGELRLGIRRAVQFKSSNPVSTHPSGNSTLATLADIANAVSTRKVFHVYYNPRANSSDFIVPYWKFVKSFNSSISVGIRFKMIYESDDASERRFDIRSFLGFKLRCVECCSFTFFYRSTGLVTGISDMDPVRWPGSKWRCLLVNWDVDADSNQQNRISPWEIEPTGSVSGSGSLSTVGSKRAKIGLPSVNMDFPIPNGNGCPDLRESASIHKVLQGQEFMRLGAPNCIGVTASHVFGIGNPQYSEKGCSTDANGSIIGESVPGGRVRIPHGKSDSSFNRTGFSESIRFQKVLQGQEVFSRNPPFLGAPCDAHVRNGVYGQFDDVHTSRAESRLPIAPHGYVTLLQQSLPSIQAFSPSSVLMFQDASCVSLSAHSMPGMNYQDRGDEGCRFAMLNGSEPLHREEANFPSWPPTMACHFANQQCKMVKVHDPVLDGKLDFENERSVSRKGCRLFGFPLTERIPVANLVDKPPPVTPVTSMPQMPAKPVGCSSALYALRAAPI
- the LOC135583012 gene encoding auxin response factor 15-like isoform X2, which encodes MGIDLNTIEEEDEEPEHPAHAAPPPAAAAVEDAFQGTPVCLELWHACAGPRIWLPKKGSLVVYLPQGHMEHLGDGGGGGADGGGRGGICRRDVPPHCLCRVIDVKLHADAATDDVYAQLSLLAESEDFERRMKMGEVEGNEEGDDVECINRSSVPHMFCKTLTASDTSTHGGFSVPRRAAEDCFPPLDYKLQRPSQELIAKDLHGMEWRFRHIYRGQPRRHLLTTGWSAFVNRKKLISGDAVLFLRGTDGELRLGIRRAVQFKSSNPVSTHPSGNSTLATLADIANAVSTRKVFHVYYNPRANSSDFIVPYWKFVKSFNSSISVGIRFKMIYESDDASERRSTGLVTGISDMDPVRWPGSKWRCLLVNWDVDADSNQQNRISPWEIEPTGSVSGSGSLSTVGSKRAKIGLPSVNMDFPIPNGNGCPDLRESASIHKVLQGQEFMRLGAPNCIGVTASHVFGIGNPQYSEKGCSTDANGSIIGESVPGGRVRIPHGKSDSSFNRTGFSESIRFQKVLQGQEVFSRNPPFLGAPCDAHVRNGVYGQFDDVHTSRAESRLPIAPHGYVTLLQQSLPSIQAFSPSSVLMFQDASCVSLSAHSMPGMNYQDRGDEGCRFAMLNGSEPLHREEANFPSWPPTMACHFANQQCKMVKVHDPVLDGKLDFENERSVSRKGCRLFGFPLTERIPVANLVDKPPPVTPVTSMPQMPAKPVGCSSALYALRAAPI